The Dioscorea cayenensis subsp. rotundata cultivar TDr96_F1 chromosome 16, TDr96_F1_v2_PseudoChromosome.rev07_lg8_w22 25.fasta, whole genome shotgun sequence sequence CTTCTTTTTCAGATGTGTGTTCCAATAgttcttgatttcattatcaGTTCTTCCTTTTAATCTCCTTGCAATTGCAGACCACCtacaacatataaatacatatatcaatattgagatatatatatatatatatagtaattgaTTTCAAGATAAAGAGAAAagtttatattacttgtttccAAGAAGCGAATGAAGTTGAATTATGAGCTGTTCTTCATCTTCAGTGAACTTCCCGCGCTTGATATCGGGACGGAGATAGTTAATCCACCGGAGTCTGCAGCTCTTACCACAACGGTTTAGGCCGGCATTCTTCGGGAGGTGCCTCCAATTATCATGGCCATTCTTTAGAATATACTCGACGAGCTTCTTGTCTTCCTCCGGCGTCCAAGGGCCTTTCTTGATGCCAAAATCATCGCAACATGGAGACCTTCCCATTGCTCTTGATTTGAGCTTGAAATGCACATAAGAACTTCAACTCTCTCTAGTGAGTTTTATAGTGTGTTTGAGTTTGACTCTTGTCTCaaatatgttttatgttttcattatcttcatatgattgtatttttcttttcatgcatGCAACTacgtatatacatataattgtaagtatttttcttttttctagtGATCACTTCAATTCAAACATGAAAGAAATTTAAGACAAGATTAATTAAACACTTGTTAGGGTTGTTAATAGCGTGTCTATGGTGCTAAATTGCTTAAGCATCAAGATTAAGAGTTGTTAATTGATAATAAGGTCCCACATGCATGGCATCAAAGATTTTTACTAGTGATACAAGCAATAGTGCAACCACCCTCTCCTAATTCCATCACTGCATGTTACTTTttgtttagggttagggttagggtttcataTATATGACTTAGTGGGACCTCTCCTATCAATTTGGACCTTGTTGTCAAAGTTCATGATCTCATGGTGCTACAAGTTGCAGATAATTCAATGAggaactaattatatatatatatatatatataaaggttattatgttattgtttatcATTTGTTTCGACTTCGTTTAGTGtttaattataatgaaattaGACCATGTGCTTGTGaccaagcaaatttttggttatcTCCTCCACCTCATTtcatattgattaatttttcatGACCATAATAAAATAGTATATGTGAGACAATCAAGTTTGATTGTCGACGAAGAATAATTTATCGAAAAatcgattaaaaaaattgattaattgatcaagtcatattaaaatttatttgttcttaGAATTGTCAGTTTGATGAGGCGGCTTTGATGTGAGACTGGAACTTGTTGACAGAAATAGCAGGATGTTTCTTTCAGATATTAGTAAACGTTGTCAAAGATGATTTTAGTATTTGCAGTAACTTTCTGTCGATGATTTCTGTGATAGTTTCGATCAATAAACATACAAttgacagaaaaaaaaatatttgcttaCATCATGATCTAAATGTATAGGAAGTTAccaaaaaactaaattattgaTAACTTCTCAAACTTTGCTATCTTTTAAAGACTTTAGACTTCAATTATGCAAGAAGTTATGCTTTGCTAATTGAGTTTCAAGTAGAATTTATCATGAAATTTAATTCTGATGGTAAAACATGATAGTCATTGTTAACTTTTACCTTTTTCATTTGCGAATTCGATCCCGGCAAAGCAACTACTGAAATTTATCATGTTCGttttagaagaaattaaaaagtttCAATGTCTGACAGAGTTATCTTTCTGATTACTTGTTGATTCAATTTGTTACATCACTTTACCAACTAAACCTGATGTAATAGCATCCAATTTTGTCAAATTTTCACAATGTCAAGTCTGTGGTTTATCATGCAGAAAGAATCTGATGTATGATTGTTATTTtaacaacaaacacaaatcgGTTTCTTACGACTCAATAGATCGATCGCACTTACAATTTATTTGCATTCAAGCatacttatgtatatatatagatgtaatTAAATACGCACATTTTACTGAATTGTCGTATTGTtatacagtaaattgctacctctgctgttgttgctgctgctgcaaACTGATGAGCTTGAAATAAGCTCCATCTGTGTTCTCAACCAAAGTTGAATGATTGCCTTGTTCAATGATCTTGCCATCTTGCAACACCGAAATCACATCGGCATTTTGAATAGTTGACAATCGATGCGCAACCATGACTGTAGTCCGGTTCTTCATAACTCTATCAAGAGCCTGCTGAACAATGCGCTCTGACTCAACGTCGAGTGCGCTTGTAGCTTCATCAAGCAACAAGATAGCCGGGTTTTTTATGATCGCTCTAGCAATTGCGACACGCTGCTTCTGCCCACCGGAGAGTTGAACTCCTCTCTCCCCCACTTTAGTCGAGAAACCTTCAGGTAATGCACTAATGAATGAATGAGCATTTGCAAGCTTGGCTGCTTCAATGATCTCCGTCTCGGTTGCTCCGTCCTTACCGTATCGAATGTTTTCATATATTGAGGTCGCAAACAATGCCGGTTCTTGTTGAACTAACCCAATATGCTTCCTCAGTGACTTTAACTTCATCTTCTTGATATCTTTCCCTATATAAacgtatatataaatataacagtTTAATCAGAATAAATGATTGAATGAGGAACAAATGCAGATTACCATCAATTAAAACTTTTCCAGTAGTTGGATCGTAGAATCggagaatgagagaaagaacagAGCTCTTTCCTGAACCACTAGCACCAACCAAAGCCATGGATTTGCCTGATTTAACTTTAAGATTGAAATCCTTGAAGATTAAAATGTCAGGCCTTGAAGGATAACTGAATTCAACTCCTCTCATCTCAATAACACCTTCAATTCTCCCAACATCCTCACCATCATCACTAACAATCTCACTCTTCCTATCCAACACTTCAAACACTGAACTTGCCATTTGATTCCCTTTAATTAGATCAGGAGCCATTGCCAAGGTCTCTCCCATGGCCAATGCAGTCACAATCATCACCATGAATGTCTTCATAACTGACTTTGAAACTTGCCAATTCTTTTGCCATCAACACTGATCCATACCACAATGCCAAAGCATAtgaggagaagaggaagaattgAGATACACCGTAAAATATCCCAGCCGCTTGTCCTCGCCGGAACGAATGCTTCGATGGCTCCTCGAGCTCGCCCGCATATAAATCAATCACCTTCTTCTCCGAACAGAATGCCGCCACCGTTCTTATATTACTTACCGCCTCCGTCGCTAGCATGTTCGCCTTCAAGTATGTCTTGCTCAGATTCCCTCCATATCCTTGCATGAATAGTTTCTACAACAgattaaaaataacatcaaattaCATGACATTCATCTCTGATCAAATGAATTTAtaacacatacatacatagatACATACCTCACTGATATGGCCACTGACCATCAATGGATACGTAGCCAACATGACAAGAGTTAGTCTCCAATTCAAGATGAATGAGATGATGAATGAGGTTGCAATCATTCCTACATTTTGAAGGAGAATTGTTGATCTATCGGCAACAATGGTCTTAAGAAGAGTCGCATCGGTCTCGAGACGAGAAGAAAGTATTCCACTTGCGTTGTTCATATCATCGAAAAATCCGATTTCATTCTTCAATATAGCTGCGAACATCCTTTCTCTGACTCTGAGTGTGAGTCTCTCACCCATGATACCAAAATTAAGATGTTCAATGGTGTAAAACATTACTGCAACGACTGCACCACCACAGAAAAGAATTGCTATCTTTTTAATTTCCCTCTGTGTGGTTTCCCAATCCATGTAGTATGAAACCAGAGCTTGTGTTATTCCAAGTGCAAACAATGGCATTTGAGAGCCAGCCACAAAGGCACCTAAAGTGCCGAAAAGACCGAAAATCCAATCTGGGCCAACCATTGAGTATAGTCTCTTCAAAGAAACATACTTCATCTTCACTTCTTCACTTGTTTCAGCAATGTATCTGCTAACAGAGTCTTTATCTGATCGAAAACTAGCACCGAAACTCCCTGCTCTACTCGATAATTCTCTCGAATACTTCATGCTAATTGTCATCAACAAAGAAACAGTTTTCAGTTATATTTATTCAATaatttatgcatatatgtaAGTACATATTCTGTTTTGAAGTCACCTCAAAGGCCTGCTCATGCTGATACTGTCAGAAGGCGCAGCTCGATGAACGGAAGCTGCC is a genomic window containing:
- the LOC120278678 gene encoding transcription factor MYB93-like; amino-acid sequence: MGRSPCCDDFGIKKGPWTPEEDKKLVEYILKNGHDNWRHLPKNAGLNRCGKSCRLRWINYLRPDIKRGKFTEDEEQLIIQLHSLLGNKWSAIARRLKGRTDNEIKNYWNTHLKKKLMLNGIDPMTHRRRSDLDILASIPNLITASANINVSNLNTLRYQLLQSLVQLMSSSSSTPNINFLEFLGFFIHSKSCPHARFELASTFQPLSNLCQSKLSSSNTRNRCK
- the LOC120279044 gene encoding LOW QUALITY PROTEIN: ABC transporter B family member 2-like (The sequence of the model RefSeq protein was modified relative to this genomic sequence to represent the inferred CDS: deleted 1 base in 1 codon); this encodes MMMSQNANEEAPNSTTTKEEAVPEMATNTTQKVPFAKLFAFADGWDYLLMTIGSLGACAHGASVPVFFIFFGKLINIIGIAYLFPTTVSHRVAMYSLDFVYLATVILFSSWAEVACWMHTGERQAAKMRLAYLRSMLDQDIALFDTEASTGEVIAAITGDIIVVQDAISEKVGNVMHYLSRFLAGFAIGFVRVWQISLVTLSIVPVIAIAGGVYAYTATGLIARVRKSYVRAGEIAEEVIGNVRTVQAFVGEEKSVKMYKDALLKTYEYGKKAGLAKGLGLGTVHCVLFLSWSLLVWFTSIIIHKGISNGGECFTTMLNVVIAGLSLGQAAPSISTFVRARAAAYPIFEMIERNTVSKSSAKSGQILENVNGHIQFRNVKFSYPSRPDVIIFNGLNLEIPSGKIVALVGGSGSGKSTVISLIERFYEPLFGSILLDGHNIKDLELKWLRQQVGLVNQEPALFATTIRENILYGKDDATLDEITRAAKLSEAITFINNLPDRYETQVGERGVQLSGGQKQRIAIARAILKNPTILLLDEATSALDAESEKSVQEALDRVMVGRTTVMIAHRLSTIRNADMIAVVQSGKIIETGTHEQLMSNPRSSYASLVQLQEAASVHRAAPSDSISMSRPLSMKYSRELSSRAGSFGASFRSDKDSVSRYIAETSEEVKMKYVSLKRLYSMVGPDWIFGLFGTLGAFVAGSQMPLFALGITQALVSYYMDWETTQREIKKIAILFCGGAVVAVMFYTIEHLNFGIMGERLTLRVRERMFAAILKNEIGFFDDMNNASGILSSRLETDATLLKTIVADRSTILLQNVGMIATSFIISFILNWRLTLVMLATYPLMVSGHISEKLFMQGYGGNLSKTYLKANMLATEAVSNIRTVAAFCSEKKVIDLYAGELEEPSKHSFRRGQAAGIFYGVSQFFLFSSYALALWYGSVLMAKELASFKSVMKTFMVMIVTALAMGETLAMAPDLIKGNQMASSVFEVLDRKSEIVSDDGEDVGRIEGVIEMRGVEFSYPSRPDILIFKDFNLKVKSGKSMALVGASGSGKSSVLSLILRFYDPTTGKVLIDGKDIKKMKLKSLRKHIGLVQQEPALFATSIYENIRYGKDGATETEIIEAAKLANAHSFISALPEGFSTKVGERGVQLSGGQKQRVAIARAIIKNPAILLLDEATSALDVESERIVQQALDRVMKNRTTVMVAHRLSTIQNADVISVLQDGKIIEQGNHSTLVENTDGAYFKLISLQQQQQQQR